In Melanotaenia boesemani isolate fMelBoe1 chromosome 1, fMelBoe1.pri, whole genome shotgun sequence, the genomic window TTTTTCTACAATCTatactaccagtcaaaagtttggacccATTTACCCATctgatttaatgggaaagtgtgtccaaacttttgactggtactgtttCTAGACTGTAGAAAAACCTAAAGCATAAAATTAAACTAGCTGTAACACAATTTTATTGTTGGTATGAGGGAGAACAGACAGTTTACAAAAAAACTACTCACTTTAATTACCATTGCTAAGTTTTTCAGATCATGTTTCTTAATTTCAGTATAATCAGGTCAGTGTTGGGAGGCACTGCTGAAAATCCCATTAGATGAATTTATTCAATAATACCTACAAAATGAGGGTGTGGTTGGTTTCACAAACAGGAAAGACGGTTAGGGCTATACGAAAATACACGTGTATGTGAATTTGGGACGACCACTTTGAGAGTAGCATTGGAGAAAGAGACGGAAAGGATGAAACAATAGAGGTGTTTGGACGTCTATTGTTTACACAGAGCCAGTATGCAATCCAGGGAAATGTCTTtccacaaaacaagaaaaaatagtaATTCCTCTTGGCATGCATGCatttgtctctgtctgtgtgtgcttgcattAAAGACACAGTAGTGAGGTGAGGTGCTTCGACATATGACATGCCTCATTTGACCATTTTAAGGGCCTGAAAGAAACAACTATTCTTGTCCcttcaaaagagaaaagaataaaagatgtaaagatgtgttttattgacatgtggctgtgtttgtgaaaatctctaataaataaattaattaattaatttaaaaaattaaaaagatccTAGCggtgctgtgttgtgccaaacaaaatTGCTTTACCAAGAAGAGCTTTATGTAGGATTTGAATCAGTCTCTGAAGCCTCCCTTTAAAACTGTCCATAATGGATTAGTCCACACCGACACCAGTCATTCCATCTAAGTTATTTATTCTGTTGGTAGCCTACGATGGACAGCAACAGGAGGATAAAGGGCAAAGTCATGTCTTTCTCCAAGATAGGAAACTCAGGctaccaaaaagaaaagaaatgaagggCAGGGAGAGAAGCATCTGCTTCTTCATTTCTTTGAGAAGAGAGATGAACAACACACCTGGACAAACACAGTCTGAGCTGAAATCAGGAGCACATTAGGATTCACTTAGAGATAAAACAGATGAATTAGTATCGGATAAGACACAATGCCAAAGTTTCCTCTAATCATTCGGCTGAGATGTGACGGTAAAAATAGTTCGGCTTTGTATCAATATTTTATCCCTTTTCCAGTCATCAATCATGACATATCAATGGATTCCTTTAAATCTCAAGGTCGTAAAGGTACCAGTGTCATCGTTTTATCTTGGGTTAAAAttaaaactagaaaataaagttttcaggtAGTACCATCCACAAGAAAAGTGTTCAGCCTGCATGTTATTAGACACAGTGTAGAAGAAGTTCGCAGTCAGACACCAGGTTCAGTACAAAATATGACTCAGTGGACACTTACTGGAGAATAAATTCCAACATATTAgttgaaacacattttaaactatTACTAATAGTCGAATTTTtctacaaatataaataaatatgactaAAGTCTGACtgtttgacttttattttattatgctggTTTTTCAATGTAAACCTCCAAATTCATGTTAGAGATCAACATGACATTACCTGACTGCATTTACCACAACAATCTGATATTCAGTTGGAAGCTTTTTCTAACTTGAATCTATATCAGTTCATATATTGGATTAGATTGTaaattgtttgatttgaaatGCTCAGAAAGGaggatattttatttctcaAAGTCTGTTACAAccatattaaatattatttatattatatagtGTTTCAGTTTCAGCAGCAGTTTTTGGAAGCAGCAGTTACAGTCAGGTAAGCAAAGGAAGGTAGATTAAACATAACATTGCTCATTTTATAAATGCAGCAGGTCTTTATGATAAAAAGTGGGATCGGTTTATGCCCCAGTATAGTTCTATAGCTCACAACGCCCCTCACCCTGAATAATGTCAAACCATCAAACCACCGTGGCATTCACTAAGTGTAATTGATGCTATGAgtatattattaattattatttattacagttacactcacagaaaaacacaacaatgtttaaaaataatcccTAAAATTTAACACCTAAAATTTTTGACTGATACATTTTGGCTTAAAAATGGACAAGACATTTTGTACATGTGATATGATGATAGAAAACTATATTTTGGCTGTAATTCACGCTGGAATGTGGTTGAAATATTCTGGTGGCCAAGTTTCACCTGCCAGAATTGTAGCTCTTTATGTCTGGACCCCATGTGTCCTCATGTTTGTTACTGCTGTTACTTAGAGGCCTAAACCACTGAATGCATGTaatacaagtttaaaaaaaacactttgcaaTGATCtgctctttaaaaagaaaaaaggaattgATTCATCAAAAAGTAACTGAGTAGTAGCCTCTTAAAACCACCTCTCATTGACAGAGGCTACAGGTTAAAATGtgcctttttaaatttaatcaagACTTATCAGTACTGTTTGAATCCTCTTTATTTCCAGCCCAGCCCGCAGGAGCACCTGAAATACTCAAGAAGTCACTACACAGCTGTTCCGTGAGGGGTGGAGAAGATGTCTTCATCATTGGCAAAAACTTTCTGAAAGACACCAAAGTGATCTTTCATGAGAATACTTCTGGTGGGAAATCAacgttttaaacatgttttaacaatTTAGGGTCACCCATTTTTAATAAGTTGTGTTCTCAGTCAAAACGCTACATGTGTTCTCTGTTCCAGATGAGAAATCGTGGAAAGCAGAAGCTGAAATTGACATGGAGCTTTTTCACCAGGTGAAATGTAGCTTATTGTTCTACGTGATTAATGGTAACTTCCAATGAGAGGAGTAGACAGACGCAGCCATTTCAGTTTTGAATGGAGCTTTAGATGTAATCATCTTAAATGGCTGCTGGTTGAAAGGTTTGAGTAGTTTCATTGTGTTCTGACCTAATTACACTCAATCTCAGAGAGTGTGTTGAGTGTGTCTCAATCCAACCTTTACTCTTCAAATGGTCTGAAATAAGTGAAGCAGTGGATCTGTAGCTtacatttttgcttattttattgAACTGTGAAGTTGTCTTTCAGTGCCCACTTGGTGTGCATGATGTATAAATGAGTGTTTTTTATTGCTCTAAATTTGACCTGCTGGGAATCTCAGTGTATGGGTGACTTtacctttcttcttttttaaattcttacCACCATAAGCAATAAATATTGGAAAACCTAAATATTTAGGGGTATTCACATTGAATAGAATGTATGCAGTTTCATACTTAAGCTTAAGCTTAAGACCTCATTTTGCAGTCACAGTAATGAGcaccagtctttttttttgtttctgtttaatttctgAACGACTCATTGCTCTGACTTGCACTTTTTCTCGTTAGTTTAGTTTGAATTTCTGTTGAATGTCTTGTGGTTTGTTGACTTCATTTATTTGCATGCTCTTTCCCAAGAATCACCTGATAGTGAAGGTGCCTCCATACCAGAACCAAGCCATCACCTCTCCAGTGTGTGTGGGAATCTATGTGGTGACGAATGCTGGGAGGTCCCATGATGTTCAGCCATTTTCTTACACTCCAGATCCAGGTTTGTTTGAGTTCTGTTCTGTTTCAGTTGATGGAAAGATCAGcgtgaaaataaaatcaaggcTCTTGTTAGTTGATATGTTCCCTCAGATTTTTAGGTCTGCAGAGGACCTTTTGAATTTACTGACAGGCACAACAGGGCACTGAAACACCTTTATAGTAGTTAACTATACCCAAACAGcctattttagattttttttaatagtacagAAATAACAGCTTCATTACTGTTGTGGAACTTTTCACTAAAAATGTCACTGTTAGTCAAATACTACCACCTGCAGTTCAGTTCTTCCAGGCTACTGGAGGATCCCAACAGAACAGGAAATCCACATAAAGAACTGTCAatcatcagcttttttttttttttttttttttttttttcatttcaaagttgTTCGGGTCCTCTGAGTGAAACACTAAAAGCTATGACTGATGTCATTTTACAGTCCTTTGTACAACATTTAGCAACTCTCTTAACAGCGTGGACATCACACTAAAGAATTACATTTGTTTGTGAACTCTCTTGCAGTGGAAAATGATGTTCCTGTGAAGAAAGAGTTGCCCTCTCCAGTGAAGACTTGTTCTTTTGATGAGCCaattaaaggttttattttgttaatattCTGTTAGCCTCccatttgaaaagctgtttATCATCtttaggcctgtcacgataacaaattttgctgtgcaataaattttctcagaaattatcgcgataaatgataatattgcgcaaagcaataatattgtcattttgagaccattttcaactaatataatgacaatgccataataatacagtacaccctttcaaagatcaataaactttgatttttaaagaacattttacactggaactggaagaaattttaaataacaaaacaaaaacaataaatagaatagaCTCTGTCTCATTAaccatgaatgaaaaccaaacacaaaaagtatgatggataaaaaaagtctgttctgtaaacaaaattgcctttaaaaatatatatatatttaaaaaaaaatattaaacatgaggCTCAGACAAGGAAAACTGGCAAAACTGCCAGTTATTATCAttgtattagaaaaaaaaaaaaaaaaaaaaaaaaaaaaaaaatatatatatatatatatatatataaattatcgCGGCCTACAAACTTATcgcgctcattttttcttaccgtgcaattaattcacttattgcttatcgcaaCAGGCCTAATCGTCTTTATATCCTGAGCCCAATGGAGTGCCTGAAAATGTGAATATAACTTATGTCTCGATTGCTCTTTCTCCTACATATGAAGATGATGTCTTGATGCCCTCTATACTGCCCTTAGTGAAGAGAGAAGATGTCACTCCAATGGAGGTGACAAGCAACCTTCAGTCATCTGCAGTATTTAAGGTGAATTCTCATCTGCCTCATTAATGAAGTGAAAACACAGTGAAAACTATTTAACTTTGTTAACTGCATCTGTGTTCAGTAGAAATAATACTCACCTTATACTTTAACATGGAATATGATGCATTGCTTAAAAGTTAAATGAAGTccatcttttgttttctgtttcatgtgtCTCGAGCAGACAGGTGACCTGTGTGCAACCCAGCAAAACTCGGATAGGACAGTGGCACATCTTGATAAAAACAGAGCATTCAACAGTAACCTGCCTCAGCCTGCAGGTGATCCTGACAAAGGTCAGGCTGCTGCTTTCACCAACACAGAGCCTTTAAGCACCATCCAGAAACAGGACATTGCTGCCAGCAACTCCTTCTCCTTACCTGCAGATTCCTTGCTCCCACAAGGATCACAGCAGTTCCTCTTAGACCCCAGAGATGGTCTTGGGCAAGAAAGGCCAGTTAGTAATTCTGGAGGGGTTGGGAGGCTGTGTGGGGAACCTGcaccccagcagcagcagctaccactttttcctccagatgAAGTGGCCCAGCTAGAGGAGGCAGTGAGGCAACTTAAAGCTAAAGGATTCTGTAACTTACCACTTCAATCTGACAACTCCATAACCAAACAACAGCGGCAACATATCCAGCACCAACAACAAATCCAAAATCAGCAAatccagcagcaacaacagaaacaaatccAGCAGCAACACCTTCAACAGCAGCAGGTGTTGGAGaatttgcagcagcagctttttcagtCTCAGATTCAGATACAGTGTAGCATGTTTCAGGATACTTCCCAAGGGAAGAATGTACAGCGCCAAGGTTCACCACAAGGGGTTGTGACAAACCAAGCATCACTGTTCCAACTGgatcaacagcagcagcataatcatcagcagcagcagcaacaagcaGCTCTGTTCCAGCAGGCAAATGAACTTTGTTCTATGCAGACCAACTTCCTCCAACAGACCCCCACTCATTCTTCACCACCCATATTCCAGAATCCAAGCACTTTGGCTGAATCACAAGATCCACAGGGGGCTCTGTTTCAGAAAGCCTCCCAGGAGCAGGTCCAGGCTGCTCTTTTCCAAAACACCATGACAGTGCTACAGTCTCCAGAGCAACAACCTTCAACCCCTGGACTTTTCCTCCCCCAAACATCCCTGCCTGCTCAGCTTTCAACCAGTAGTTctcaacaacaacagcaacaacagctGGCTTTCCTTAGTGCTCTGCAATCATCCTCTCCAGACCAGCGATCAGTGTTTCAGACCCAAGCACAGATGTCCCCtatccagcaaagaagtcccaTGGAGCAACAACAACCCTCCCAGCCTCAGTCCCACACACAGCCAGTCCAACAAGCATCCCTGTTCCAGACAATGTCCCCACATTCATCTCCTAACACACTCTCTCCAGGCCAACATCAGCAACAGCAGCCTGGCCTGCTGTTTTGTAGCAATGCCCTGTCTCCACAACCCCAAGCCTCCACCCTCCTGTTCACTTCCCAAGGCCAGATGCCTCCCCTGACCAGCAGTGGTCTAGTTTCACCAGAGCCCCAAAACTCCTCTATTCCCTTTTCCCAAGCCCGTGTGGTTACAGTAAACCAGCAGAGTCAGCCTGAACCCATGGCTTTAGGGAATCCCACTCATCCACAGCAGCAAGTCATGTTCCAGGAGCAGCAACCCATGCAGCTGGGTGGAAGCACCAACAATCGACAGGAGCAGCCCGTGGGTCTCTTCATGCCTCAGCCCAATATGGCCTCTCTGCAGGGAGGACTAGCTGCGCAGGAGCTTGCACAGTCAGCTATGTTTGCCTCACAGAATGGTGTGGCAAACCTTCAGACAACCACCTCCTCCTCAGTCCAACAGCCAGAAACTCTGTTTCAAAGCGCTGTGAGTGGAAGTATCAACCGGCCCAACCCACCTCAGCAACCTGGCCTGTTCATTTTTGGTATTCAGAATGGTAAGGAATTTATGATCCAGGTACCCACTTGCTGAAATGATGACAGAGCAAAAGTATCATTGCACTCCAACCgatatttttatgttaacaaTAGAAGGTGAAAACCCACAATTATCACACCATCCTCAGCTGTAGAGCATTAGAGatctgtttgcttgttttggttttacaaGTTTAATCAGTCTCCTTACTGGTATCAGTGTTGTTTCcagatgcagctgttttttgaagagaaaaagaaaaaaaaaagagaagccaGGTGTACTTTGTGAGCTTGTggagaataaaacagaaaaaatgtgacCAAATGTCAGCTGCTGTTAAAAGTTAACATTGCTTTGTATCTGCTTACACTTTATTCAACtaaattagttatttttttgttttaattcagtataatttattttaaaatcagtcaCTGTGATGTGAAAATACTTTGATATCTGCAATGACTGTAATATAATTTATCCATATTTTGTCAAGTTCTTGTTCATACGATGAGCAACATATTGAGCATCAAGTTATTTCTCTCTGTGCCTGAACACATTGAACATTCAGACTCAT contains:
- the nfat5b gene encoding nuclear factor of activated T-cells 5 isoform X2 encodes the protein MSSSLTMEGLRSAFSTSSSSTMRSSTPASDQKQAHNRNVDPEDARSSRVVPEIVGAEGGSGNGSSVVNGRSSSELGGGRGTTSQDAPSHHQMTPSKRRTILNISPPPQDLFDDSRMSCQDEAPLDSEQSNNIWMDDSLSNFSMMSTSSYNDNTEVPRKSRKRTPRQKPGPKVVLAAEAGIDVFDADSAKGPHFVLSQLGPDSKTGTKGSSNEVQTPSQKGGTLSMHFPQKCDGKELKILVQPETQHRARYLTEGSRGSVKDRTQQGFPTIKLEGVNEPVVLQVFVSNDAGRVKPHGFYQACRVTGRNTTACKEVDIDGTTVIEVSLDPSTNMTLAVDCVGILKLRNADVEARIGVAGSKKKSTRARLVFRVNIPNSDGSVITLQTPSSPILCTQPAGAPEILKKSLHSCSVRGGEDVFIIGKNFLKDTKVIFHENTSDEKSWKAEAEIDMELFHQNHLIVKVPPYQNQAITSPVCVGIYVVTNAGRSHDVQPFSYTPDPVENDVPVKKELPSPVKTCSFDEPIKDDVLMPSILPLVKREDVTPMEVTSNLQSSAVFKTGDLCATQQNSDRTVAHLDKNRAFNSNLPQPAGDPDKGQAAAFTNTEPLSTIQKQDIAASNSFSLPADSLLPQGSQQFLLDPRDGLGQERPVSNSGGVGRLCGEPAPQQQQLPLFPPDEVAQLEEAVRQLKAKGFCNLPLQSDNSITKQQRQHIQHQQQIQNQQIQQQQQKQIQQQHLQQQQVLENLQQQLFQSQIQIQCSMFQDTSQGKNVQRQGSPQGVVTNQASLFQLDQQQQHNHQQQQQQAALFQQANELCSMQTNFLQQTPTHSSPPIFQNPSTLAESQDPQGALFQKASQEQVQAALFQNTMTVLQSPEQQPSTPGLFLPQTSLPAQLSTSSSQQQQQQQLAFLSALQSSSPDQRSVFQTQAQMSPIQQRSPMEQQQPSQPQSHTQPVQQASLFQTMSPHSSPNTLSPGQHQQQQPGLLFCSNALSPQPQASTLLFTSQGQMPPLTSSGLVSPEPQNSSIPFSQARVVTVNQQSQPEPMALGNPTHPQQQVMFQEQQPMQLGGSTNNRQEQPVGLFMPQPNMASLQGGLAAQELAQSAMFASQNGVANLQTTTSSSVQQPETLFQSAVSGSINRPNPPQQPGLFIFGIQNECNQMMNTSGNTLSDQIIAISQSGQNQRESEAHIQSLLNQSLSQSRTAQNSMSASQNMEKIDDLLVSLQESNSNLTRSY
- the nfat5b gene encoding nuclear factor of activated T-cells 5 isoform X1, encoding MPSDFISLFNGDLDLNSSRSLYTKESVNDPLPRELQLPFSTQQRPEVMSQTSGGEAGPLPSAPSASDAMSSSLTMEGLRSAFSTSSSSTMRSSTPASDQKQAHNRNVDPEDARSSRVVPEIVGAEGGSGNGSSVVNGRSSSELGGGRGTTSQDAPSHHQMTPSKRRTILNISPPPQDLFDDSRMSCQDEAPLDSEQSNNIWMDDSLSNFSMMSTSSYNDNTEVPRKSRKRTPRQKPGPKVVLAAEAGIDVFDADSAKGPHFVLSQLGPDSKTGTKGSSNEVQTPSQKGGTLSMHFPQKCDGKELKILVQPETQHRARYLTEGSRGSVKDRTQQGFPTIKLEGVNEPVVLQVFVSNDAGRVKPHGFYQACRVTGRNTTACKEVDIDGTTVIEVSLDPSTNMTLAVDCVGILKLRNADVEARIGVAGSKKKSTRARLVFRVNIPNSDGSVITLQTPSSPILCTQPAGAPEILKKSLHSCSVRGGEDVFIIGKNFLKDTKVIFHENTSDEKSWKAEAEIDMELFHQNHLIVKVPPYQNQAITSPVCVGIYVVTNAGRSHDVQPFSYTPDPVENDVPVKKELPSPVKTCSFDEPIKDDVLMPSILPLVKREDVTPMEVTSNLQSSAVFKTGDLCATQQNSDRTVAHLDKNRAFNSNLPQPAGDPDKGQAAAFTNTEPLSTIQKQDIAASNSFSLPADSLLPQGSQQFLLDPRDGLGQERPVSNSGGVGRLCGEPAPQQQQLPLFPPDEVAQLEEAVRQLKAKGFCNLPLQSDNSITKQQRQHIQHQQQIQNQQIQQQQQKQIQQQHLQQQQVLENLQQQLFQSQIQIQCSMFQDTSQGKNVQRQGSPQGVVTNQASLFQLDQQQQHNHQQQQQQAALFQQANELCSMQTNFLQQTPTHSSPPIFQNPSTLAESQDPQGALFQKASQEQVQAALFQNTMTVLQSPEQQPSTPGLFLPQTSLPAQLSTSSSQQQQQQQLAFLSALQSSSPDQRSVFQTQAQMSPIQQRSPMEQQQPSQPQSHTQPVQQASLFQTMSPHSSPNTLSPGQHQQQQPGLLFCSNALSPQPQASTLLFTSQGQMPPLTSSGLVSPEPQNSSIPFSQARVVTVNQQSQPEPMALGNPTHPQQQVMFQEQQPMQLGGSTNNRQEQPVGLFMPQPNMASLQGGLAAQELAQSAMFASQNGVANLQTTTSSSVQQPETLFQSAVSGSINRPNPPQQPGLFIFGIQNECNQMMNTSGNTLSDQIIAISQSGQNQRESEAHIQSLLNQSLSQSRTAQNSMSASQNMEKIDDLLVSLQESNSNLTRSY